The Poriferisphaera corsica DNA segment TCGTGATGTTCATACCGTGCGTGAACGATGCATTCGCCATATCAACTTCTGGGAAAATCGCTTGTTCTTGGATTCCGAAGTTGTAATTGCCGCGACCATCAAAGCTTTTGTCGCTAAGGCCACGGAAGTCCTTAATTCGTGGAATCGAAAGATTGATCAAACGATCCAAGAACTCCCACATACGGTCACCGCGAAGTGTCACCATGGCACCGACTTCATAACCAGCACGAAGCTTAAAGTTAGAAACGGATTTCTTCGCCTTCTTCATTACAGGTGCCTGACCTGTAACCATAGCGAGCGTTTTGATGACCTGTTCACGAGCAGCTGGCTTAATCTTCGTGCCTTCAAGCTGCTTACCAAGACCGACACTCAGGACGATCTTTTCTAAACGAGGCAGAGCCATGATATTCTTCACGCCGAATGTTTCAGCGATCTTGGCTTTGATCTCGTCGTTGTATTGTACTTTAAGCCTGGGTTTCATTGTTTTATCCTTGCTTGGCAGGGGTCAAGTACCGCTACCTGGATGCGAAATTAATTTACTTCTTTGCTTTTTTAAGCTCAGGTCCGATCTGTTCACCGGTTGACGCTGCAACACGGATCTTCGAACCGTCATCTTTCTTTACGAAGCGTACGCGGGTCGCTTTTTTGTTCCCGTCGACTGGCTGTACGTTGGAAATGTGTATTGGCATTTCCTTTTCGATAGTGCCGCCTTGTGGGTTGGTTTGCGTTGGCTTCAGGTGCTTCTTGCGAACATTAACACCTTCAACGATAACGCGATCTTGCTCAGGAATGACGCGGAGGATCTTAGCGATCTTTCCTTTGTCACTACCAGCGTTGACCTTCACTTCGTCGCCTTTTCTTACGTGTCTTGCCATGACTTTACCTTTTAAATCTATCTGGCTGTTTCGTGCTGAGCTTGCTTACACAACCTCAGAAGCGAGCGAAACGATCTTCATGTAATTCTGTTCACGCAATTCACGGGCGACTGCACCAAAGATACGTGTGCCGCGTGGGTTGCCGTCGTCGTTGATCAGTACGATCGCGTTACGATCAAACCGAACATAAGAACCGTCTTTACGACGAACAGGGTAATTTGTGCGGACGACAACACCTTTGACGATGGTGCCTGTCTTCATGTCACTGCCGGGCAGGGACTTCTTAACAGAGCAAACCACTTTGTCACCAACGCCTGCGGATGGGCGAGTGCTTCTTCCGCGAGCAGTACTTGTACCGAGTACGCGGATTACATATGCAATCTTTGCACCCGTGTTATCTGCTACATCTACTCTGGATTCTTGCTGAATCATTGCTGTTATCCTTCAAGCGGCCTTGCCGCCGTACACAAACTGTCAGCTGTGATTAGTTTTCGTTACGAGCTGCTTCGACCACGCGGACGAGTCTCCAAGACTTCGTCTTGCTGATTGGCCTGCAGGATGCGATCTCAACGCGATCGCCATTCTTTGAGGCATTCTCAGGGTCGTGCACATGGAACTTCGCTGTACGTGCAAGGAACTTGCCGTACTTTTTGTGCTGCGACTGGTAGTCGATCGCAACGGTACGAGTCTTGTCACGCTGGTCGCTCACGACAGTACCGATCTTAGTACCGGTCAAACGCCTTTTGTTTTCAGTTGCATCAGTCATTATTTGCTCTCCTGCAGCTGGCGCTGGCGCTGCTCTGTCAAGATACGTGCGATATCGCGTTTGATGTTGCCGAGCTGACGGGGGTTCTCAATCTTCTCAGTCACTGCCTGACACTTGAGTTCAAACAGTTGCTTGCGAAGACGAGCAACCTCTTCGGTCATCTCTGCATCGCTCATTTTGTGAACTTCGCTCTTCTTCATGGTCTTTATCCAATTCCGCTTTCACGGATTAATTCTTCCTTACGCGTGACGACGCTCAACGAAGCGGCAACGGAATGGCATCTTGTACGCAACACGCATGAACGCGCTACGTGCCAAGTCTTTTGGCACACCGGTCAGTTCGTAAATCACCTGACCAGGCTTGATGCATGCCACCCAGTATTCGGGCTCAGCCTTACCTTTACCCATACGGGTTTCCAGTGGCTTCTTACTGATAGGCTTGTCTGGGAACACGCGGACAAACAATTTGCCTTCGCGGCTCACATACTGACGGGCTGCAATACGACCAGCTTCAATCTGGCGTGCTGTCAGCCAGCCACCTTCAGTGACCTGCAGACCGAAATCTCCGTACGCAACATAGTTGCCACGGGTCGCAACGCCGCGGTTTTTACCACGTTGTTGCTTGCGGAATCTAACTCGTTTGGGCATAAGAGGCATGGTATTGCTTCCCAAACACGACGAAACTCGCCGTGAAAAACGTTTTTAATATTGAATTTAGCGACGACCACGGGCACGAGGACGTGCACCTGCTGCCTTCGACTGAATTTCACCTTCTTTGATCTCTTCATACAGACCCTTGTAGATCCATACTTTGACACCAAGAATGCCGTACGTCGTGAGTGCTTCAGCGAAACCGTAATCAATGTTTGCTTGAAGCGTTGCCAGTGGAACCGCACCAAGGCGGATATCTTCCCGGCGACTCATCTCATGACCACCAAGGCGGCCTGAAAGCTGAATCTTCACGCCCTTCGCACCAGCTGTCATACATGCGTCTGCCTTCATCTTCATGATGCGGCGGAAGCTTGCACGCTTCTTCAGCTGCTCTGCCAAAGATTCTGCAACCAACTGAGCTTCAAGATCAGGATTACCAATCTCAATACAGTTGATCACTACGTTACGGCCAGTTAGCTTCTGAAGTTCCTGAGTCAGAGCGTCAATCTCTGAACCCTTAGGACCAATCACAAGACCCGGACGTGCCGTGCGAACGATGACTTTCAATTCTTCGCGGGTACGCTCGATATGAATGTCACTCACCGCTGCGAACGGAGGACGACGATTCAATCGCTTATCACAGAACTCACGGATTTTCTGGTCTTCGACCAGCAACTCGCCGTATAGCGCCTTTGGTGCATACCAGCGACTCTTGTGAGCTTCCGTAATACCGACGCGGAACCCGAATGGATGTACTTTCTGTCCCATGTTATTTCCTTATGCTTCGCTTACCGCAACGGTGATGTGGCTTGAACGCTTCATAATCGGGTGAGCACGGCCACGGTCCTTCGGTTGGAAACGCTTCATCGTCGGCCCTTCATCTACACGTGCTTCTGTCACCTGCAAATTCCGGATATTGACCTCTGCCTGATCTGCATTTGCGATCGCGGCATTCAGAGCATTTTTCACAAACACGGCTGCGCGTTTCTTGGACGTCGCCAGCATCGACAGTGCTTCATCCACTGACTTGCCGCTGATCATGTCCGTCACCAACCGAGCTTTGCTCGGGCTGATGCGTGCACCGCGATGTACATTTGTATAAGCCATCGTAATTTTTCCTGCTTATATTCAGGCTTCGATTACTAACTAAAGGCCGCGTGCTCGCTGTGCCTTCGTACCAGTCGTGTGCTGTCTAAAAGCACGCGTCGGAGCGAATTCGCCCAACCGATGTCCGACCATATCTTCTGTTACGAAGATGCGAACGAATATCTTGCCGTTGTGTACCTCAAAGGTATGACCGACGAATTCGGGGATGATGGTGCAAGCACGTGCCCAAGTCTTAATTGGGGAGTGACTGCCCGCTTCATTCAACTTCTCGACCTTACGAAAAACTTTTTCGTTGATGTAAGGTCCTTTTTTCAGTGAACGTGCCATCTATTATTTCAACCTCAGCTGGCCATAGCGCTTCGATACGCGACGACGGATGATACGTTTGTTAGAGGCTTTACCACGCTTACGGGTGCCGCCACCTTTTGATTGAACACCAGTTTTTGACGCCGGTGGACGATTACCTTTACTACGACCATCACCACCGCCCATTGGGTGATCGTGGTGGTTCTTTGCCGCACCACGAACATGTGGACGTCTGCCCATGTTTCGTGCGCGACCCGCTTTACCCAGGACAACGCGGTTGTGATCGGAGTTGCCGACCGAACCAATCGTTGCTCGGCACTCAAGCGATACCTGACGTACTTCACCAGATGGGAAGACGAGCGTTGCCCATTTCCCTTCCTTATTGGTCAAGCGAGCATAAGTACCAGCCGAGCGGCAGAGCTGTGCGCCCTTGCCTGGAAGCATTTCGATGCAGTGAACATTCAAACCTGCTGGAATCGACTTCAGAGGCATGCAGTTACCTGCTTCTGGCTCAGCCTTACCCTTGGTTGACACAATCGTGTCGCCGTCGGTCAGGTTCGCCGGAGCGATGATGTATCGCTTCTCGCCGTCTGCATACTCAAGAAGAGCAATGTTTGATGAACGGTTCGGGTCGTATTCGATCCCGATGACCGTTGCCTCGACATCCATCTTATTGCGGAGGAAGTCAATGACACGGTAACGCTGCTTATTGCCGCCGCCACGAGATTGAACAGTGATCTTACCATGATGGTTACGACCGCCGTGCTTCTTCTTAGCGCGGAGCAGAGACTTTTCGGGCTTGTTCTTAGTCACCTCTGAGTAGAGGTTGACCGACGCATTGCGGCGCCCGTTAGTCGTTGGTTTGTAGATGCGAATCGCCATTGTGGCGTTTCCTTTACTATTTTGGGCTAATCAGTGATTAGCGTTCTACAAATCAGAACAATTCGATTGTTTGCTCAGCCTTGAGCTCAACAGTCGCTTTTTTCCAGGTAGACGTTTTCGCAGGGCCGAAGCGAGTACGGAAGTACTTGCCTTTGCGGATCTGAGTCGACACCTTTTCAACTTCAACGCCGTAGATCGCTTTCACTGCAGACTTAATGTCTGTCTTGTCAGCTT contains these protein-coding regions:
- the rplE gene encoding 50S ribosomal protein L5; translated protein: MKPRLKVQYNDEIKAKIAETFGVKNIMALPRLEKIVLSVGLGKQLEGTKIKPAAREQVIKTLAMVTGQAPVMKKAKKSVSNFKLRAGYEVGAMVTLRGDRMWEFLDRLINLSIPRIKDFRGLSDKSFDGRGNYNFGIQEQAIFPEVDMANASFTHGMNITMVFKNSTDDQSREVLKQLGMPFAKKEKRN
- the rplX gene encoding 50S ribosomal protein L24; protein product: MARHVRKGDEVKVNAGSDKGKIAKILRVIPEQDRVIVEGVNVRKKHLKPTQTNPQGGTIEKEMPIHISNVQPVDGNKKATRVRFVKKDDGSKIRVAASTGEQIGPELKKAKK
- the rplN gene encoding 50S ribosomal protein L14 — its product is MIQQESRVDVADNTGAKIAYVIRVLGTSTARGRSTRPSAGVGDKVVCSVKKSLPGSDMKTGTIVKGVVVRTNYPVRRKDGSYVRFDRNAIVLINDDGNPRGTRIFGAVARELREQNYMKIVSLASEVV
- the rpsQ gene encoding 30S ribosomal protein S17, whose protein sequence is MTDATENKRRLTGTKIGTVVSDQRDKTRTVAIDYQSQHKKYGKFLARTAKFHVHDPENASKNGDRVEIASCRPISKTKSWRLVRVVEAARNEN
- the rpmC gene encoding 50S ribosomal protein L29, translating into MKKSEVHKMSDAEMTEEVARLRKQLFELKCQAVTEKIENPRQLGNIKRDIARILTEQRQRQLQESK
- the rplP gene encoding 50S ribosomal protein L16 is translated as MPLMPKRVRFRKQQRGKNRGVATRGNYVAYGDFGLQVTEGGWLTARQIEAGRIAARQYVSREGKLFVRVFPDKPISKKPLETRMGKGKAEPEYWVACIKPGQVIYELTGVPKDLARSAFMRVAYKMPFRCRFVERRHA
- the rpsC gene encoding 30S ribosomal protein S3, producing the protein MGQKVHPFGFRVGITEAHKSRWYAPKALYGELLVEDQKIREFCDKRLNRRPPFAAVSDIHIERTREELKVIVRTARPGLVIGPKGSEIDALTQELQKLTGRNVVINCIEIGNPDLEAQLVAESLAEQLKKRASFRRIMKMKADACMTAGAKGVKIQLSGRLGGHEMSRREDIRLGAVPLATLQANIDYGFAEALTTYGILGVKVWIYKGLYEEIKEGEIQSKAAGARPRARGRR
- the rplV gene encoding 50S ribosomal protein L22, coding for MAYTNVHRGARISPSKARLVTDMISGKSVDEALSMLATSKKRAAVFVKNALNAAIANADQAEVNIRNLQVTEARVDEGPTMKRFQPKDRGRAHPIMKRSSHITVAVSEA
- the rpsS gene encoding 30S ribosomal protein S19, with translation MARSLKKGPYINEKVFRKVEKLNEAGSHSPIKTWARACTIIPEFVGHTFEVHNGKIFVRIFVTEDMVGHRLGEFAPTRAFRQHTTGTKAQRARGL
- the rplB gene encoding 50S ribosomal protein L2 gives rise to the protein MAIRIYKPTTNGRRNASVNLYSEVTKNKPEKSLLRAKKKHGGRNHHGKITVQSRGGGNKQRYRVIDFLRNKMDVEATVIGIEYDPNRSSNIALLEYADGEKRYIIAPANLTDGDTIVSTKGKAEPEAGNCMPLKSIPAGLNVHCIEMLPGKGAQLCRSAGTYARLTNKEGKWATLVFPSGEVRQVSLECRATIGSVGNSDHNRVVLGKAGRARNMGRRPHVRGAAKNHHDHPMGGGDGRSKGNRPPASKTGVQSKGGGTRKRGKASNKRIIRRRVSKRYGQLRLK
- the rplW gene encoding 50S ribosomal protein L23, which encodes MKLDATQVIKRPLITEKTAWEAEARNRYSFEVAMKADKTDIKSAVKAIYGVEVEKVSTQIRKGKYFRTRFGPAKTSTWKKATVELKAEQTIELF